One genomic region from Dermacentor variabilis isolate Ectoservices chromosome 6, ASM5094787v1, whole genome shotgun sequence encodes:
- the LOC142586224 gene encoding tetraspanin-33-like yields MSRAIKGQGHAGSRSTQPPVTIYSPETEETLLLDVNPVVRCPLLLLNLMLWFAGAFLMLGAVVMLVESWDMEEDERILEQLDISGMLLSHMEMLLFAFGLSLFTISSCGCVGALRENTFLLKMYSHALTVLIVISFVLGVLVFFVPG; encoded by the exons ATGTCTCGCGCAATTAAGGGACAAGGCCATGCAGGTTCTCGCTCAACCCAGCCGCCAGTAACGATCTACAGCCCGGAGACTGAGGAGACGCTCCTGCTGGACGTAAATCCTGTG GTGCGGTGCCCGCTGCTGCTTCTCAACCTGATGTTGTGGTTCGCGGGTGCTTTCCTCATGCTGGGTGCAGTTGTGATGTTAGTGGAGTCGTGGGACATGGAAGAGGACGAGCGCATCCTGGAACAACTGGATATTTCCGGAATGCTGCTGTCGCATATGGAAATGCTGCTGTTCGCGTTCGGACTTTCACTATTCACGATCAGTTCATGCGGCTGTGTCGGGGCGCTGCGCGAGAACACCTTCCTGCTCAAGATGTACTCACACGCACTAACCGTTCTCATCGTCATCAGCTTCGTGCTCGGCGTACTGGTGTTCTTCGTGCCCG GCTGA